The Agelaius phoeniceus isolate bAgePho1 chromosome Z, bAgePho1.hap1, whole genome shotgun sequence genomic interval ACACAGTGCAATGTGATAAAGCCTTACTTAATGACTTTCTTATTTGGGACATGCTACAGTGAACACCTGACAATACAAATCAGTGTTATCAAAATGACACATAAGAACTGGGGGACAGGAAGATGTGAAACAAGTGAtacagtaggaaaaaaaatatgattgTCACATTTTTGAAACTATCTTTTTAACATATAAGCATTTGAAGTTGTTGTAAGTACAAAAATTAGTAAACTTTTAACCACTATAAAAATTCATAGTTTTAACTCACAAATCCAACATGTGCATTTACACATAGCTTAcacaaaacatcccaaaaagGCAAACCACAACACAGCCCTGTTCTCCTTTCCTTAGAGGAGACTTCTTAGCCAGCCTAATCTGGAAGACACACATCTTCACGACCATCACAAGGATTTCAAGTCActtattctgttttctttgcttgttttttcttAGCACCCTCATGGTGCTGCTCAGAAGGCTGGTCACAGACTGAAGAGCCATTGGAAGATGTGGCACTTTCACCCTTCACTTTGGAAGGTGCCTTTCCTGAGCCAAAAAACATTTGGCACACTGCAGCCTCAATGGGAGCAAATGGAGAAGTTGCACATCTCGTCAACATCATTTTTACCTACGGAGAACAAGGATCAAGTTACAATAAAAGTTGTGATGGCTTCACAGGTAAACAAGCTCAAAGCTGAAGGGGTGTATGGCATTTTTACTTTCTACACAAGGATGAGGCTGTGCAATCACCAACGGAATTCTGCTCATTTTAGCTGAAACTGGGCaaagaatgcttttttttctgaccAACACTCTTCACACAGCTCTGAAGGAAATCTACAGGGAGGTCAGAGAGGGATTTTTCCTTGGGAACTGCagcaataggacaagggggaatgggtaCAGGGGAAACTTAAGCTGGATTCTAGGAAGAGATTTTTTAtagtgagggtggtgagataCAGGTTGCCCTGAGATGTTGCTGATGCCCCAACCATGGTAATGTTCAGGACCAGGTTGGATAAAGCCTTGACAAGCCTGGCCTTGAAGAGGATGTCTCTGCCCAGGGTAGGGGGATGAAACTGGATGAtctctgaggtcccttccagcccttaATATTGTATGACTCTATGTTTCTGTGAGCTATACACAAAAAATGTGCACAAAAAAACTCTCTGTAAGATTCATCATCCTGAGAATAAATTGCATTTAATGCCATACATGTAAGGTGAAGACCGACTTTTATGTGTAACTTTTGTGCCTTGTTCAAACTGAAAAACTAAATGGAGTGGCTTCCTTCCACTTAAACTGGAAGAATGGGATGTGTAATTCCATTTTGAATATATAGGTCCATAACCAGACCTTAATTAGACTTCCATATTCATTCCACAAAGTTCAGAGATTTAGGTGGGCACCCCTTAGGACACATAACTTGGAATCAGGATTGAAAAACCTGTTTTTCAGATCAGGGTACTGGACAAGTTTATATAGCAACAGTTTTTACAGGTTTCAGAGACATGACAAGTTTCTAGGAGACATTATTAAAGGACTATACCAGATACACTGTTGCTTTATTCATTTATTCGCTAAGTGGGTGCAAGTTCCTGACTGTCAGTACAACCATCAGTGTAAGGATTTAGTTACTCCAGTGCAGCTGGACAGCCAGCTCCTGTGGACACCTGCAATTTCTCACTTCCAGAATAacattcctttctttcttcattcCCAGCATCTACTGTTCAACAATGCCTTTATCATTTCAGATGGAAAATCAAGGGGACATAAGCTTCAAGTCTTGGCTCCCCACAGTTGACTTCTGCAGAATTAAACTTGTCATCTCCTTCCCAGAAAGGAGACTGGCAACCACACTTCCACACATTCTTTGGTCTGTTCAACACCAGCTCTGAAGCTGTTAAAATTGCCAGATATCTGCTAACAGAGATTATGTTTTCTTATAAACTAGTAATCCAGAAGAAAGGCATCATCCTGGAAATGAACAAGACTGGAGGGACTGAAGACTTCAATAGAGAAGTAGTGTCTATTTTATTATGAAATAGTTACAGCTACTTCAAAGTAGTTTTGGCACGctttcccttcccacccaaacacTTACTTTGCgaatattttaaatcaaatgaGAATCCAGCTGGTTTGTTTTACAGACCCACTGGCAACTGCATAGGTACACACAAAAGACAGAGAACAGGAGAATTTCTTTCTACAAGgataagcttttttttttttttttgagattacAGACATACAAGCCTGGAACATCAAATACTGAGTGCCAAAAtgcctgatttttttcttttcctccctgtcccctgcatACATTGAACAGAATCAGTAAAAGAACAGGTCTTCCATTCTCCTCATGTACAGAACTCTAAACACATAtcttcagcaggagctgcctccccaTCAAGCAGCATGCATTTcaacaattaaataaaatattttctgttatttgGTCACTAGCAACTTTCAAATTCTTACCTTGAAGACAACAAGAAAGATGGTGTATAAAAACACAAGGTTGTGTTTTGCTATTGGCAAGTACTGTCTGCGTTGCAGGGTGAAAAGAACTGCTCCTATCAAAGTTACCTTCACAGGGCTAGAAATCAAACAAAGAATGTTAATTTCTCTTCTCTGCTCCACAGTGGAAGCTGCCTGGAAAGCAATACATGTTCTTAAGTGTGCAAGATAATTATTTCTGAATAGAACTAATGAAAACTTGTGGTAACAGTGCTAAGATCCAAAATCCAGCTATAACTAAATTAAGATTTTCACTTTATATAATATTACTACACTTTCTGTCCAtaaatcatcaagtccagcacTACTTCAGACACCCAACAAACTCCTTTTTGACAAATACTCCTCAAATCAATGCTTCTATTCAGACTTTATATGTCAGCTTGattctcttcttcctttcccaaTATATCTTCTTGAAGAGTTAAAATTACAGAGCTCACACTACTTGGACTAGACATAAAAACAGGTTCCTATACCATACTCCAGGAGTTAGTCACTCCAAGGTGTTGAAGAGTAACACAGTCCAAGTCTTGGTCCACTGTAAaactccagcagctctggggctgtatCAGCTTAAACCTGACTGAAGCCAGGCCTGTATTACCATTTTTTGCCAACAAAGCTGCGCAGACCTGAGACATGCAAAGATTTCCACTCTGTTTCCAGCTTACAGCAATCTTTGTTGTGGTACTAAATCCCTTCTGAAGTATGCAGCCAAAAAGCAGGAGAACTTTGGTCAGTCATCCAGAATTCTCTGCATTTCTTAATCTGCATGTGACATGTACAGGTGACATTCCTGTTATCACAGAGCATCTATTGTGGATCTGTTCTTCACTGTCTTTTCAGGAACCAAAAAACTACATCAAATTCCTGCTCAAGAAGCCCAAAAAACCACACTGTGTACACAGGCATCTCATCCATTTGCAAGATGTTTGATGTTTTTAACTCTGTAGCTTAGTTCAATTTAATGCTCTTAAGACTTATACATAAACAAAACTTTTTAGATCTTTTTTGAGTTACTTTGAGCCATACCCACAGTGGAAAAGGAGAATATATGCAAGTGATGCCAATCAGTAAGCATTGTTCTGGTGTTGCACCTGTaaagacatttttatttgtGTCTACAGTGCTATTTATGACAGTCACCTTTTCTTCTGTAAGTTTACTTTCAAGACTGCCATTTAGGCACTGATAAGAGAAAGCGAAATTCTAAATACTTAGAATTTCGGGAAAAGCCAACAATTAACACAATGCACAAGAAGTTGAAATATTGCCAAAGAGAAGGCAACAAATGTCTCTCCTGTTATTCTGTGTCTAGGAGTGGCGGCTGAAAAGCAAgatagctttttaaaaaaataaaattatgattTTAAAAGACCTGACTGTAACCTGGGAAAGATCAAAAGAATTTTAGGAAATTATCACAGTGACCTTATCTTGACTTACAATAATAGCTTGTGGCTTTCCAGCCTGTTTCAATTCTCATTTTACAGAGAAAACCAGGAGGCATGTAATATTCCTCATTCTTTGCTCCTGCAAGAGAAGTAACTTTTCCCATCTTGCAGGTCATTTCTACTATACTGAATAACCAATTTGTACTTTCTCAAATAATTGATGTCTTTGGAGGAAAATAGCactggcagcaaaaggaagAGTGACAGTGTTCAAAGGAAGCCATCTTAGTGATGCTCAGAACATACACCAAAATTCACTTGTGTATTTCTACTACCACTGTGCTTTCATTTTGGATAGAAAACCATGTCCCTGTAAGACAAACTGAGCGAAAACTGCTTTCTAGCAACTCCTCACTAGGTATTTACTACTTTCTGACAGGTTTTTGTTGACTTCTCTTCCCATTTGCAGCTTTTGGGCTGTGAACATAAAATGATTAAAACATCACTAAAAGTCCCaaagttcattgtcccatcttTCAAAGGATACACACCAAAACAGAGTACAAATATGTCCTAATGGGTTTTTCTGGGATCTTTTTTTTGGCTTCAACCACTGAAAGTAAGCATCCACACCAGGAGCCAGCATAACAACAGCTAACTTgttgcagtttttaaaaaaaacttactAGGACATCTGCAGGAGCTCATTGGTTTCAGGTTTCCACACTCCTCTCACCAGCTGCTCAAAGTTGGAAATTAAGCCACCACCAGCACCTAAAATTGCAGAGATTTATGGCAAGTTTCCACTGACTGCTACCATCGCTATGCCACTGCTCCCAGAAAAACTCATGACACCAGGTGCTAAATGTGGCACCAAAGCCCAGACTTAAAAAGATTTAATCCAACCTCTCATACAAACAAGACTCAAACAACAGCATGAGACCTCAGAGGCTGAGAGACTCAGCAAGAAGCTCAGGTCTGCCTGCAAGTGACAGCATCTGAACTGATGCAATCATCACATTCACACGTGTTGctttccacagcagcacagaatcaAGCAGAAACAAGAGCTGCACAACTACTTTCTGAAGGGACCCTGATGCTGTGGCTGCAAATACAGCTGTCAGGAAGGTGGCTTCCAGAATTCCAAATGGCAGGCAGGCAACAAGGGTCATTCCTACGTTTAAAACCAAGTAATGGCTACAACATAAAAACCTAAGATACCCAGTTCTCTTCTTCAGCCTCATGCAAGGCAATAATGTTGTTGGAAAGTTCAGCAACAGCTACACAGAAGATTTACTTCTTTATTGTCATCAACTGCCCATCCTGCAAGCTCTCCTAAGACCTTCTGAAGGGAACTCCCCTCCAAGTCCTTCAATGTCACCTTAATTCAGGCAGAAAATCTGCAGCACAGGCTTTTTCCTTCAGGGGACATCAGACTGCATCAGGACTACcatgcccagcacagcaaggatgGTGCTACAGTTCTGCTGTAGGGGCTAGACATTTAAacaccaccccaaaaaaccccaaaccctcagaACAAGATGCTGTGCACGTTACCTCTGGCCCAGCCCACAGCCACCATGATGAGACAGGCATCTTTGTAGACGGTGTCTGCATGTGCAATGCCATCTGTGATCTTCCAAGTCCTTGTCACTTCTTTCATCCCTGCCACCAGAAGACGAAGaggcagaaaggaaaagcagcgGCAGAATATGTCTTCTGGGCAGTAAAACACCAGATACCTGAAAATCATCAGGAAGAAAACATTAGCCACACTTTTGCTAAGGAATTATTTTTTCGTAAtctttaaagatatttttggAATGTGTCTAGCAATGCCTGATATACTACTGACAACTCCAAGTCTCGTGGCACACATCTTGGAACAAATTTGAAAAGCTTCTGAGCACGCCTGAGCTTTTGCACCACAACCAAGCACTACTGCCTCACTGTCACAGAGAAAAATCTGTTCAAGTCCATGTGAAACAGCTTTACATTTTTCCAATTGTTCTGCACCTTACATATCACATTTTTATAATTCAAGTCATTAAAGTGGTATCTGATTGACTTTGTGTGGTTTGAGTTTATCTTGTGAGTTATTTTTTGTTTAGATTGGTCTAggggggttgttttgttttggttttttgtttgggatttttttttaataggattaCAACAGGGTGGTAAATTAAATGCTGACTCTGTGCTTCCAGACTGTAGGTACCTGGAATTATATAACTTCAGTAAGAATGCCTCCACTAGTTAATGTCATACTACATGAAATGCATGGCTATATTTAAACACATTTAACATCTTAGTACTCACCAATTCTAGCTTTTACAGCTTGCCAGTTACAAGCACATTTCTTTATTCAAAGCACTGAAAGAACACTACACAAAATATCTTTGATCAACTTGCTTTTAAAACCAAGTAAAGATGGCTAACAGTTAAATCCTAAGTGAcagtaaattttaaaagatCAGATTATGTAGTGTTTTATTATATGTCttcaataataaataaaattcagttCTTACTGAGACATTCTCAAAAACTCAATCAAGATTAAGTATCTTGATTAAGTTGTCTTAAGTAGATTATTTCAATACAGGAGTAAGAGTAATAATTGCATAAGAGCACAGAAAGTGTTTAAAAGGAAGgataaattttgttttcttaaaaaaaaaaaaaaagacattgcCCCTTTAAGGTTTTTGATCTCAATCCTGCCTACCAAGAATTTGTGAGGCCCTTCCCTTTATCTCTTATTGTAAAGATAAAGATATTGTAAAGATGCCTCTGTATGCAACCAGGCTTCAGCTGATATGAAGCCAGAGATGCAGAGAGAGAATGTATTTTACAGGCTACTGCAAAAAACCGTTTAAGCCACCTACTCCCAagacaactcacaccagaattaATTTAGATCTGCAGAATGTGGGTTTAGGACCCTGAAGCGCTGGTGACAGGACTGAGGCTGGCCCTGAAGGCCCACCACGGCGTTCCTGCCTGTAATCTCTGCTAACAGCAGATGCCGCTGTCCTACAGACTATTCCGGAGCATTCCCCAAGCCCAGCACGACTCCACTCACTTTCCAGTCCCAAGTGTGGCTTGAGGAATGCCATGGTGCACGATCTGGGACCAGGAATTAAGGTCACTACAGTCAGGAAGAGGGGGCTTTGTAGAGCTGGAAGCTTAAAACGTTTTGTAACGTTTGCAGCTCCTCACTAAAACCTCCTTTAATTTGTGCACAGCAAATCACATTTGACCACAGCGAGTTAAACAGAAATCCTGCTCTCTTCAAGTGTACTCCTAGCTCGTGTCACTTGATGAAACAAGCAATCAGTCTGCCCACATCAGACTGACACAACCACAGGCAGGTTCTGTTAATAATTCACTAATAATACATATAATTAATTTCACCAAATTAAATATGTCATCTTCTATTACAACACAAAGACCATAAAACTAACACATATACCCAGAGAGACAGAAACACTTGCTTTCATGTTAATGAATTTGCAATTGTAAAACTTATGGGGCAAGTGGAACTAAAGGATTTTAAGCAGGTCAGACTATCCAAATATAGTGGTTGAGATTTCTAAATTCAAAACCCCACTGCTGCTCGCAATTTTTCTTAAGCTTGAAGTTTTCCTCAAAGATCATTTTCTGGAACAAATGAACTCCACCAGAAGACCATATTTACATGAAAATAACTCCAGAATGTTTTTTTAACTCCAAAGCAGGCCAAAATGCCTAATACTTGATTCAATTATACAATTCAGCTAGCTACTGTCTTCCACCACAACACACACCCATCTGGGACagaatgaaatacagaaaaaaaaaaagtgtctggTAGTAGGAACTGAAGGAAAGATATGTCTTGGAAAAAGCCAAAATTTTTACATCAGCCAGGTTCTGATCTTCAATaactactttttaaaaacttggctgcatttaTGACATACTTATGTTCAGTAAATCAACAACTGAATAACTTTATTAAAAAGTAATGTTTGCACCTGTTTGACCAGGAATACTAAAAAAACCTAAGGCAAGTCTAATCTAGCAACAGAGCATTTGGTAACACAACAGGCTGTAAGAGCTGCTCTCTGTTCCCAGAGAACAGGATCATAGCTGCTGTGACACTCTGGATGAAGAGACAGCATCCAAACCCACAACACTTTTAGTAAAAGCTCTGATTTACACCGAACCCCGATGGTACAGTATCAGTTTACAGCATTCACCTTCCTTAGAGCCAATATCACTCATCTTACCCAACTGTGGCTGCTTACCAGACTGAGGATGCCAGTAGAATATTTATGGTCTTTGCCAGAAATGCTACTGGAGGTTCACCAAGCATCAAGGAGGACAAGACTGAGCCCCCAAAGCAATAAAGCATTGCACTAAACCAGCAGGCCAAGGGACTTCGGACCGACACTTCCACAActcctgtggaaaaaaaaaaaccaacaacatgTAACATTCTGCATAAACAGGAATGAAAACTGGAGAACAACATCATGTTTTAAAGGTCAGTATTTTTCAATTTAGTTCCTTCGGGTAATGAAAAATCCTCCAGCAATCAGCAGGCTCTCATAGGaaaatttttcagaaatacaaaccccagggcagggtgactTTAACTTCAACTCCTAAAGAGAAGTGAAGGCTGACATGAAGTGTTTACTGAATATGTTTTGTGCATTAGTTTGTTATATCTAGATACCAAGAGGAAAAAGCTTTCAGAGCATAGCAGTGAAGTCTTGTTGTaaacagcctggcacagggacacgcTTTCAAATTTGTATTAAGAACACCTAAGTGGCTAATCTAAACAGGATTGCTGACATTTGGAGAGTTATTCTAGGAATTCCATTTCTGCTTTTGAGTGTTCCAAGAATTCAAGGTAActgttttcccttcttttctcaCAATATGCTGCTGTGATTGCTGGGCAAAATGAAAACTGCATCCAAGATAATTATCAAATCGTTTTCAGCTGCACTCTTGAACAGAGGAGGGGGGGGGAAAAGGTTACCTTGAACCATAATAATAAATGTAAATTTCCCTATTTATTAAAAGATTGACAGTTTGGTTTACTTCATCATCTTTAAAATGAACAATCATTTTAAAGTGCAAGTTAACTACGCCAAAAAGAGTACATAATATTCAAAGATTATACTGGAGGTATTGGGAAGTATTAACCATTTTTACAGGTAAACAACATTTTACCAAAGCTAGAAATATGCTCAAGTGGTTGTTTTGACTATTTCCTTCCACTTTAAAAGTTCAGTGTTGCCAAAGCTTCCCCTTTACACTTAGTTCTGAGCTGTTTGCCTGAACAAGTTTAATTTTCTGTAGTCCAAAGGCTGAAGTTCACAAAAGCACTACTGTCTGCCCCAaaatgaaatctgacatctgttCCCAATTCAGAGTAGAAGCTTTAGTTTATCAGGCATTTCTGTGGGAAAAGAAGCTTCTACCAAAGATGAGAGgctcaaatatttaaaaaagcATACAGCACTCTCTCAATTCATTCAATGCATTAACAAGTTTTGGTTTTAGTGTTCCAGTTTTAGTGCTGGCATAGATACCAAGTAATGCAGCACTATCTAAATGCACATAAAACAGCCAATTTATAAAAATGAGCATTCCTCAGCACTACAGAATacttaaatataaaataacatctcttttatttttaactattttgcaatttatttttcaaactgcagtacccagtgctcccagttaaGACACTTGCAAATTATTAATGGCTTGTGCTTACTACTTTTGGACTAGGCTTAAAATTAGGTCTCTGTTCTCTCTTCAGAGCCATTCTCCTGCCTTCCAACAATCACCAGCTTCTCCACGCTTCCTTTGCCCCACAACTAGCAGCAAGTGGTTTTCAGTTTTAAGGGCACATCCAGATTGCCCTCTGGCAGTATgctccacagcagagcaggtaAATGTCTTCATTTTACAAGTAAAAGGTCAGGAAACTGGAACCTCTATTGCACTTCAACATTTTTCTGTTGGTCAGCACTAGAAATGGCTCAAATGTCAGTTTTTAACAaggagatatatatatatatatatatatatccttgTTTCCTAACAAGGAATGTACACAATACAGAAGACAATGAGGCAAAAAAGTTGATACTagtttaaagatcatctcagcATTGCTAGTTAAATTGTTACTAGGGTGTAGCCTTTCAGAAGACAAATTCAGTTTTTAAGTAGGTCACATGTTTTTATACAAAGTGGTCATTTATATTTGTCCTCTGATGCATCCTCTAAAATTAATGAGGCATCACACAACCACGCAATGGTGGATCTGCCAGAAggccaccagccctgcagatgTACACTTCTGAAAGTTAGGGAAAGGTTTCAAAACACAAGGACTAATTTTGAATACGGTTTTAAGAATTGTTCCTGAACAATAGtaacattaaaaaacaaacaaacaaaaccaagggaaaaaac includes:
- the TMEM38B gene encoding trimeric intracellular cation channel type B, which codes for MELWQVPLSFSRLRMFPFFDLAHYVASVLALKEQRGVVEVSVRSPLACWFSAMLYCFGGSVLSSLMLGEPPVAFLAKTINILLASSVWYLVFYCPEDIFCRCFSFLPLRLLVAGMKEVTRTWKITDGIAHADTVYKDACLIMVAVGWARGAGGGLISNFEQLVRGVWKPETNELLQMSYPVKVTLIGAVLFTLQRRQYLPIAKHNLVFLYTIFLVVFKVKMMLTRCATSPFAPIEAAVCQMFFGSGKAPSKVKGESATSSNGSSVCDQPSEQHHEGAKKKQAKKTE